The genomic DNA TATTGTCATTTTCTAATTTTACTTCGGGTAATGTACCATGAACAGAATCATATTTTAATAGATGAGCTAATGTTTTAGCATCGGTTATATCATTCACCGCTACGAAATTTATTTCTTTTTCTTTTAATCCAGCTCTAAAAACGTTTCTTCCGATTCTTCCGAATCCGTTAATTCCTACTTTTATGGTCATTTCTTTTCCTCCTCTTTTTTGTTTTAATAAACGAATAGTCATATACCCCTTCATCAATTTAATTAATATCAAAAATTTTACCAAACAGATAACAATTTAACTATTTACTCTTATATTTAAATGCCAAACCTTTTGCGTAGATTAGAAGAGGGTATTTTTAATATTTCTCGGTATTTAGCCACTGTTCGCCGAGAAATATTTACCCCGCCTTTTTCCTTTAGGAGGCCTGTTAGCTTCTGATCACTATATGGTTTAAGACAATTTTCGTTATTTACATATTCTTTTATTAGTTTTTTTATCCTATCGGTAGAGATGGTGTTTCCACTTTCTTTATCCACTCCTTTAGAAAAGAAAAATTTCATCTGAAGAAGTCCTCGAGGTGTTTGTGCTATTTTGTTTTGGACTGCCCTTGATACGGTAGATTCGTGAATTCCTAATCTGCTTGCTAATTTCTTTAAGGTTAGTGGTTTTATATATAAAATTCCTTGATCTAAAAAATCCTTCTGGTATTCTACTAAAGTTTCAGCAATACGATATATAGTTTTCTTTCTCTGTTCTATGTTTTTAATTAACCACTTAGCAGAATTTAATTTTCCCTCTATATATCTTTTTGCATCTTCCCTCTCCTGCTCAGGAATCCTTTCTCTTTTGATTAATTTTTCTTTGTCATCAGGAGAAACATTTTTTCCCGCCTCTAAAATCGTTTTATAGCTATTATTTATCTCTATTTCGGGTAAATAGCTATCATTAAAAATTACTCTATACCCACCTCCTTTTTTCCTTATGATTAGTAAA from Candidatus Atribacteria bacterium includes the following:
- the rpoN gene encoding RNA polymerase sigma-54 factor, giving the protein RESLQDYLLFQLSTAVSSDIDYKIGEYLIGSIDDNGYLSVGLNDISLDLNIKRDKIKKILSLIQSFEPTGVGARNLQECLLIQMKYLDIRNKNIKKIIKYHLHDLARKSFKKIARELKISVPEVQSLADVIKKSFDPKPGRKMGNFKDAKYIIPDLLIIRKKGGGYRVIFNDSYLPEIEINNSYKTILEAGKNVSPDDKEKLIKRERIPEQEREDAKRYIEGKLNSAKWLIKNIEQRKKTIYRIAETLVEYQKDFLDQGILYIKPLTLKKLASRLGIHESTVSRAVQNKIAQTPRGLLQMKFFFSKGVDKESGNTISTDRIKKLIKEYVNNENCLKPYSDQKLTGLLKEKGGVNISRRTVAKYREILKIPSSNLRKRFGI